A region of the Akkermansia muciniphila genome:
TTCTTATTTCATCCCTGATTTCTTTTTAGAGAACCGGGGTTATCAGAGCTGCATTGAAATCAAATGCTGGAGACCTGCTTCCGATGCAGACTCCTTTTTCCAGGAACTGGAGGAAGATCTTAGTAAGCTCAAGGGAAATAACGTCCATAATTGGCTCATCATAGCCGTTGCCCCGGCGCCAGTGATTGCTCGATGGGATCCGATAGGTTCATTTCCTCTCCCGGGAAATATGAGACTTTGTTATTGGTGGGATTAACAGAAATTGCCTGGGACATGAAAAAGGGCTGTCTGCTTCATTGCGGACAGCCCTTTTGAAATTTATCAGTCAGCAGATTCCGATTTAGTCGCGCTGCTGACGGGAGTACTTGTAATAGCTCTGGAAGCTGAGTTCCGCAGGGAATTCGCTCAGGCCGCCATTGGGATTGTATTCTTTAAGGCCGCTCATGCCGCAACGTCCCTGATAGGGGGGCTTGTACGTGCACTTGTAAGTGGGGGCCCAAAACGTGACCAGCTCATAAATGCCATAGCCCATACGTTCAAGCATGGTGGCGGTGCCATCAACAATGCCCACGGAAAAACCGGCATAGTCGCCTTCGCGGCTCGTCCAGTTGATCACTCCAAGAGGAATTTCCTCAACGGAATAAATGAGGTTGGCGATGGCGCGGCCCAGCTTGCGGGTGGGGGTGTATTCGGAAGCGGGAGGAGCCTGAATGTCCGCACTGGCGACACCGATGGCGCCGGCGGCAAAAAGAGCTGAGATGATGGCACGTTTCATACTGATTGTTTATATAGTACAATTTGTCGAGGAAAAGCAACTCAAAAAAACAAAAAATCAATCTAATTCCGGTCGCGGGTCCCGCGTCATGAGCTCCACAAGCGCTTCCATGGGCGGC
Encoded here:
- a CDS encoding exosortase system-associated protein, TIGR04073 family translates to MKRAIISALFAAGAIGVASADIQAPPASEYTPTRKLGRAIANLIYSVEEIPLGVINWTSREGDYAGFSVGIVDGTATMLERMGYGIYELVTFWAPTYKCTYKPPYQGRCGMSGLKEYNPNGGLSEFPAELSFQSYYKYSRQQRD